One stretch of Saccharopolyspora erythraea DNA includes these proteins:
- the pafA gene encoding Pup--protein ligase: MQRRIFGIETEFGVTCTFHGQRRLSPDEVARYLFRRVVSWGRSSNVFLRNGARLYLDVGSHPEYATAECDDLVQLVTHDKAGERILEDLLIDAERRLSDEGIGGDIFLFKNNTDSAGNSYGCHENYLVGRSGEFSRIADVLLPFLVTRQLICGAGKVLQTPRGAVYCLSQRAEHIWEGVSSATTRSRPIINTRDEPHADAERYRRLHVIVGDSNMSEVTTLLKVGAANLVLEMVEQGVQFRDFSLDNPIRAIREISHDLTGRRTVRLAGGREASALDIQREYHGRAVDHVARRGSDPMSERILDLWGRALDAVEHQDYSLIDREVDWAIKLRLLERYRNKHGLELSSPRIAQLDLAYHDIRRGRGLFDMLQRKDLVDRATEDGEIEAAKDTPPQSTRAKLRGDFIAAAQAAGRDFTVDWVHLKLNDQAQRTVLCKDPFRAVDERVERLISSL; encoded by the coding sequence ATGCAGCGGAGGATCTTCGGCATCGAGACCGAGTTCGGAGTCACCTGCACCTTCCACGGGCAGCGCAGGCTTTCCCCGGACGAGGTCGCCAGGTACCTGTTCCGGCGGGTCGTGTCATGGGGGCGTTCGTCGAACGTTTTCCTGCGCAACGGGGCCCGCCTCTACCTCGACGTGGGCTCGCACCCGGAGTACGCCACAGCCGAGTGCGACGACCTGGTCCAGCTCGTCACCCACGACAAGGCGGGAGAGCGGATCCTGGAGGACCTGCTCATCGATGCCGAGCGCCGGCTCTCCGACGAAGGCATCGGCGGGGACATATTCCTGTTCAAGAACAACACCGACTCGGCGGGCAACTCCTACGGCTGCCACGAGAACTACCTGGTGGGCCGGTCGGGGGAGTTCTCCAGGATCGCCGACGTGCTGCTGCCGTTCCTGGTGACGCGCCAGCTCATCTGCGGTGCGGGCAAGGTGCTGCAGACCCCGCGCGGCGCGGTGTACTGCCTGTCGCAGCGCGCCGAGCACATCTGGGAGGGCGTGTCGAGCGCGACCACCCGATCCCGGCCGATCATCAACACCCGCGACGAGCCGCACGCCGACGCCGAGCGCTACCGGCGGCTGCACGTCATCGTCGGCGACTCCAACATGTCCGAGGTCACCACGCTGCTCAAGGTGGGCGCGGCCAACCTGGTGCTGGAGATGGTCGAGCAGGGCGTGCAGTTCCGCGACTTCAGCCTCGACAACCCCATCCGCGCCATCCGCGAGATCAGCCACGACCTCACCGGCAGGCGCACGGTCCGGCTCGCGGGCGGCCGGGAGGCATCGGCCCTGGACATCCAGCGCGAGTACCACGGGCGGGCCGTCGACCACGTGGCCCGGCGCGGCTCGGACCCGATGTCGGAGCGGATCCTCGACCTGTGGGGCCGCGCGCTGGACGCCGTGGAGCACCAGGACTACTCGCTGATCGACCGCGAGGTGGACTGGGCGATCAAGCTGCGGCTGCTGGAGCGCTACCGCAACAAGCACGGCCTGGAGCTCTCCAGCCCGCGCATAGCGCAACTGGACCTCGCCTACCACGACATCCGGCGCGGCCGGGGCCTGTTCGACATGCTCCAGCGCAAGGACCTGGTGGACCGGGCGACCGAGGACGGCGAGATCGAGGCCGCCAAGGACACCCCGCCGCAGAGCACCCGGGCCAAGCTGCGCGGTGACTTCATCGCGGCGGCGCAGGCCGCTGGCCGGGACTTCACGGTGGACTGGGTGCACCTGAAGCTCAACGACCAGGCGCAGCGCACGGTGCTGTGCAAGGACCCGTTCCGCGCGGTGGACGAGCGGGTGGAGCGGCTCATCAGCTCCCTGTAG
- a CDS encoding class F sortase, producing MGTITSSKGGRLLIAAAVTFLALLLLLGGSVMSSGGSGPGYQAGYTGRASAPVASPMPDSKPVRIDVHRIGARSSLVELGLRADRTLDVPPVSQPMQAGWYGNGPTPGEPGPAVIAGHVDGKGKAGVFHRLHELVPGDVVDVQRQDGTTARFGVQRVERVPKSNFPTQSVYGSTPDAQLRLITCGGSFDSKAHSYRDNVIVYANLLQGG from the coding sequence ATGGGCACGATCACGAGCTCGAAGGGTGGCCGCCTGCTGATCGCGGCGGCGGTCACCTTCCTGGCCCTGTTGCTGCTGCTCGGCGGCTCGGTGATGTCCTCGGGCGGCTCCGGTCCCGGCTACCAGGCCGGCTACACCGGCAGGGCGTCCGCGCCGGTGGCTTCGCCGATGCCGGACTCCAAGCCGGTCCGGATCGACGTCCACCGCATCGGTGCCAGGTCGTCGCTGGTCGAGCTGGGCCTGCGGGCGGACCGCACGCTGGACGTGCCGCCGGTGTCCCAGCCGATGCAGGCGGGCTGGTACGGCAACGGGCCCACACCCGGCGAGCCTGGCCCCGCGGTCATCGCGGGCCACGTCGACGGCAAGGGCAAGGCGGGCGTCTTCCACCGCCTGCACGAGCTGGTGCCGGGTGACGTCGTCGACGTCCAGCGCCAGGACGGCACGACCGCGAGGTTCGGGGTGCAGCGCGTCGAGAGGGTTCCGAAGTCGAACTTCCCGACGCAGTCGGTCTACGGCAGCACACCGGACGCGCAGCTGCGGCTGATCACCTGCGGGGGATCGTTCGACAGCAAAGCGCACAGCTACCGGGACAACGTCATCGTGTACGCGAACCTGCTCCAGGGCGGGTGA
- a CDS encoding SDR family oxidoreductase: protein MSSPVMLITGASRGIGAATARAAAAAGYRLGLVARSADRLSALVDELGPASAIPLICDVGDWAQISAAVERTEDHFGRLDAAFANAGLSLETSFLGDSGADPGQWRDLVLTNVCGAALTARAALPALVRSRGHLLLTGSAAGRGIRPGNLYSATKWAVTGMAQNIRAECVGTGVRVTLVQPGLVETGMNTPEQLDRPKLRPSDVAQAVLYALSQPESVDVNEIMIRPTGQHPLR, encoded by the coding sequence ATGTCCTCACCGGTCATGTTGATCACTGGCGCCTCCCGCGGGATCGGGGCTGCGACCGCCCGCGCCGCGGCCGCGGCCGGCTACCGGCTCGGGCTGGTTGCCCGCTCCGCCGACCGGCTCTCCGCCCTCGTCGACGAGCTGGGCCCGGCCAGCGCCATCCCGCTGATCTGCGACGTCGGCGACTGGGCGCAGATCAGCGCCGCCGTCGAGCGCACCGAAGACCACTTCGGACGGCTGGACGCCGCCTTCGCCAACGCCGGCCTGAGCCTGGAGACCTCCTTCCTCGGCGACAGCGGCGCCGACCCCGGCCAGTGGCGGGACCTGGTGCTCACCAACGTCTGCGGTGCGGCGCTCACGGCCCGGGCGGCCCTGCCCGCGCTGGTCAGGTCCAGGGGGCACCTGCTGCTGACCGGTTCGGCGGCCGGACGGGGCATCCGCCCCGGCAACCTGTACTCGGCGACGAAGTGGGCGGTCACCGGGATGGCGCAGAACATCCGCGCCGAGTGCGTCGGGACCGGTGTCCGGGTCACGCTGGTGCAGCCGGGACTCGTCGAGACCGGCATGAACACCCCGGAACAGCTCGACCGTCCCAAGCTGCGCCCGTCCGATGTAGCCCAGGCGGTGCTCTACGCGCTCTCGCAGCCGGAGTCGGTGGACGTCAACGAGATCATGATCCGCCCGACCGGGCAGCACCCGCTGCGCTGA
- a CDS encoding helix-turn-helix transcriptional regulator — MATMRAERLVNLVLCLLSTRQFLTAERIRGIVPGYADAPNDEAFFRTFERDKAELRDLGIPLETGRNSAFDLTDGYRIARRDYELGDIDLLPDEAAAVALAVRLWDSPELTGAARGALLKLRAAGVDVDERASAAVEPKVRTSEPAFAPLLAAVQSGRVVRFDYRRPSSQDATRRTVEPWGVVSWRGRWYLVGHDRDRQAERCFRLSRVVGAVEATGPRDVVQRPPDVDLLRVVAGGEREAPPSTPARLWIEQGRAHGLRRRSTVVDAMELDGVPGDVVELDLVYPESAATWIAGYGPDVVVLEPDTLRKTVHETHLGAASDTPRGEMRA; from the coding sequence GTGGCCACTATGCGTGCTGAACGCTTGGTGAACCTGGTGCTGTGTCTGCTGTCCACTCGCCAGTTCCTCACGGCGGAGCGAATCCGGGGCATCGTGCCCGGCTATGCCGACGCGCCCAACGACGAGGCGTTCTTCCGGACCTTCGAGCGCGACAAGGCCGAGCTGCGCGACCTGGGGATCCCGCTGGAGACTGGGCGCAACTCGGCGTTCGACCTCACCGACGGCTACCGCATCGCGCGCCGGGACTACGAGCTCGGCGACATCGACCTGCTGCCCGACGAGGCCGCCGCCGTGGCGCTGGCGGTCCGGCTGTGGGACTCCCCGGAGCTGACCGGGGCCGCGCGCGGGGCGCTGCTCAAGCTGCGCGCCGCGGGCGTCGACGTCGACGAGCGCGCCTCCGCCGCGGTCGAGCCCAAGGTCCGCACCAGCGAGCCCGCTTTCGCGCCGCTGCTGGCGGCGGTGCAGTCGGGCCGGGTGGTCCGGTTCGACTACCGCAGGCCCAGCAGCCAGGACGCCACGCGCCGCACGGTCGAGCCGTGGGGCGTGGTGTCGTGGCGCGGTCGCTGGTACCTGGTCGGACACGACCGCGACAGGCAGGCCGAGCGGTGCTTCCGGCTGTCCAGGGTGGTCGGTGCGGTCGAGGCGACCGGGCCGCGCGACGTCGTGCAGCGTCCGCCCGATGTGGACCTGCTGCGCGTGGTCGCGGGCGGTGAACGGGAGGCGCCGCCGAGCACCCCGGCGCGGCTGTGGATCGAGCAGGGCCGGGCGCATGGCCTGCGGCGCAGGTCCACCGTGGTCGACGCGATGGAGCTCGACGGCGTGCCCGGGGACGTGGTCGAGCTGGATCTGGTCTACCCGGAGTCGGCCGCGACGTGGATCGCCGGCTACGGGCCCGACGTGGTCGTGCTGGAGCCCGACACGCTGCGCAAGACCGTCCACGAGACGCACCTGGGCGCGGCCTCCGACACCCCCCGAGGGGAGATGCGGGCATGA